From one Henningerozyma blattae CBS 6284 chromosome 1, complete genome genomic stretch:
- the CPR1 gene encoding peptidylprolyl isomerase CPR1 (similar to Saccharomyces cerevisiae CPR1 (YDR155C); ancestral locus Anc_8.336), giving the protein MSKVYFDVEADGQALGRITFKLYNDVVPKTAENFRALCTGEKGFGYAGSPFHRVIPEFMLQGGDFTAGNGTGGKSIYGGKFPDENFVKRHERPGLLSMANAGPNTNGSQFFITTVACPWLDGKHVVFGEVVEGMDVVKKVESLGSSSGATRARIVVAKSGEL; this is encoded by the coding sequence ATGTCCAAGGTTTATTTCGATGTCGAAGCTGATGGTCAAGCTTTAGGCCGTATCACTTTCAAATTGTACAATGACGTTGTCCCAAAGACTGCTGAAAACTTCAGAGCTCTATGTACCGGTGAAAAGGGTTTCGGTTACGCTGGTTCCCCATTCCACAGAGTCATCCCAGAATTTATGTTGCAAGGTGGTGACTTCACTGCCGGTAACGGTACTGGTGGTAAGTCCATCTACGGTGGTAAGTTCCCAGATGAAAACTTTGTCAAGAGACATGAAAGACCAGGTTTGTTGTCTATGGCCAATGCTGGTCCAAACACCAACGGTTCtcaattcttcatcaccACTGTTGCCTGCCCATGGTTAGACGGTAAGCATGTCGTCTTCGGTGAAGTTGTTGAAGGTATGGACGTTGTCAAGAAGGTCGAAAGTTTAGGTTCCTCCTCTGGTGCTACCAGAGCTAGAATTGTCGTTGCCAAGTCTGGTGAACTTTAG
- the RPA14 gene encoding DNA-directed RNA polymerase I subunit RPA14 (similar to Saccharomyces cerevisiae RPA14 (YDR156W); ancestral locus Anc_8.337) translates to MLKNNKRPAFKPPTTLNTPITIHTTSSPQHVSHDEVLQFLEKFINEKETDIAGTASFSVSDITTESESGDTTQSNTIDTNLISAVSQLKRIQRDFKGLPPSMANDTFSSNSTSAQSNNEPLKSSTGGTKITFTDDE, encoded by the coding sequence atgttgaaaaataataaaagaccTGCATTCAAACCTCCTACCACCTTAAATACTCCAATCACAATCCATACTACAAGCTCTCCACAACATGTTTCTCATGATGAAGTATTACAATTTCTAgagaaatttattaatgaaaaagaaacagaTATTGCCGGGACTGCCTCCTTTAGTGTTTCTGACATCACTACTGAATCTGAATCTGGAGATACTACTCAATCAAACACCATCGATACAAATTTGATAAGTGCGGTGTCACAATTGAAGAGAATCCAAAGAGACTTCAAAGGGTTGCCTCCTTCCATGGCTAATGATACTTTTTCTTCCAATTCTACTTCAGCacaatcaaataatgaacCTCTAAAGTCTTCTACTGGTGGTACTAAGATCACTTTCACAGACGACGAATAG
- the SAC3 gene encoding Sac3p (similar to Saccharomyces cerevisiae SAC3 (YDR159W); ancestral locus Anc_8.340), whose product MNPLLSGKSKPSNNNNNYNNNNNGNIFLNKKDNNNNSKFKQKFNHKKFSNKKFNTDKINKNEIPSNINSIKKDEIDSIIGPLLNNPQSMGFSQFKHEKRVLPRFLIGQRPQLVQRPLVQDPWDKANQLKMNQLESSINDLNELYETLKKMRNFERRIMESKGLVDKPALAKDLNDAIIFQGTCMDMCPTFERSRRNVEHTVLVYERDSSSDKKASRSKALKVFARPAAAAEPPLPSDVRPPHILVKSLDYIIDNLLSTLPDSESFLWDRMRSIRQDFTYQNYSGPEAVDCNERIVRIHLLILHIMVKSNVEFSLQQELEQLHKSLITLSEIYDDVRSTGGVCPNEAEFRAYALLSKIRDPEYDKTIQELPSSIFQDNLVQFALCFRRIISNSSFSERGYMKTESCLNFYSRFFQLLNSGNVPILLSFFLEIYLNEIRFYSLKALSLTLNKKYKPVSISIFKEYLSFNDFQEIEAFCKYYSIDIQNDFIDLKSLTHHSHKLAEKKPLKQTILLSIDSQLLSLSYIDLINSGLPNFTSTPINDTKNVDNIIDSIPLPIESNIFLPPIDLHPEEVTPKLEPPIIKPPIVNISTPNDNIDNKPTISTNNKVTVTNNQQETIPQTISFSRPEAPSFFQTSNSFNIGKQDTSLKQTFKTPNLETNFNKISTPNMTNFFQNQPKIDVFKTPVTKASEESNNGLLSNINNILNDKVPKTTLESSPSSRIQSKPKALPASSFTPLASLDTKPKSLEKSESQPSAGSFSPAPRSSSTSNNDIKIDTARNESDIEVTQSINRKMQVIEELSTELFDAFFREKIYLLSLETKADMKYSSILKTRFINRWRSKYDNVINHKKRETMQILEFQNVINELGKPNFKEPSEYLFTPNFKKTKHTNLLNSINKSLQLSPISNEVNIFSTKIQKDSKIWEPFNLDNYYETIASRCPNFEEAICDIFIYSKNYNPIIFQWLLRKFNINDYRIPEKKILKNVSISINGIDDKYDTSLFNNVQLLVFNTGVTNDDIFDLDLKLKQDGEDMIKLMTDIAVNTNIKFDILVVYWDSNDIQLSDKRLSKLLQLGKVSKNFRVCLNNIIIVRIGETDPHNILLHGLNQISTSFKYSLTDKGRINLSLKNRRSLAGIGPQEVQLRATDKLDAKLKKIQDNENAKLLGAIDKRNTYQYLFSHVEASPRKTKRKLPVLLSESKSNKFRTPSGRNNTSSLSSFGNLSHLAKKGKNNMHNSNNILIFETPTYATINNRSYMTPGNVTKDSNDISYIRAQYIQHIPESNNSLLYNTPTNPPVSQFHAPMISSPDNIANNLSELRSLIDTVKKR is encoded by the coding sequence ATGAACCCTTTATTATCGGGGAAATCCAAACccagtaataataataataattataataataataacaatggtaatatttttttaaataaaaaagataataataataattctaaattcaAACAGAAATTTAAtcataaaaaatttagtaataaaaaatttaatactgataaaattaataaaaatgaaattccatcaaatataaattccataaaaaaagatgaaattgattCTATCATTGGTCCTCTTTTAAATAACCCACAATCAATGGGGTTTTCTCAATTCAAACACGAAAAAAGAGTCTTGCCAAGATTTCTAATAGGTCAAAGACCACAGTTGGTTCAAAGACCCTTAGTTCAAGACCCTTGGGATAAGGCAAaccaattgaaaatgaatcaaTTGGAAAGCTCAATAAACGATctaaatgaattatatgagactttaaagaaaatgagAAATTTCGAAAGAAGAATCATGGAAAGTAAAGGTCTAGTGGACAAACCTGCCCTGGCAAAGGATTTAAATGATGCAATTATTTTCCAAGGGACGTGTATGGATATGTGTCCGACTTTTGAAAGATCCAGAAGAAATGTGGAACATACTGTTTTAGTCTATGAACGAGATTCATCATCAGATAAAAAGGCATCTCGATCCAAAGCGTTGAAAGTATTTGCAAGACctgcagcagcagcagaaCCTCCTTTACCTTCTGATGTAAGACCACCTCATATCCTGGTAAAATCCTTGGATTATATCATCGATAACTTACTATCGACTTTACCGGATAGTGAAAGTTTTCTATGGGATAGAATGAGATCTATTAGACAAGATTTTACgtatcaaaattattcagGTCCGGAAGCTGTGGATTGTAATGAAAGAATTGTTCGTATCCATTTACTAATTCTACATATTATGGTGAAATCCAACGTTGAATTCTCTTTACAACAAGAATTAGAACAATTACACAAATCTTTAATCACACTATCGGAAATATATGACGATGTCAGATCAACTGGTGGCGTCTGTCCTAACGAGGCAGAATTCAGAGCTTATGCCCTATTAAGTAAGATTAGAGACCCAGAATACGATAAAACTATTCAAGAATTACCATCTTCCATTTTCCAAGATAATCTAGTTCAATTTGCTTTATGTTTTAGAAGAATCATTTCCAATAGTAGTTTTTCTGAAAGAGGTTATATGAAAACAGAAAGttgtttgaatttttattcaagaTTTTTCCAGCTGCTTAATTCTGGCAACGTACCAATTCttctttccttttttttggaGATTTACCTCAATGAGATCAGattttattctttgaaggcattatcattaactttaaataaaaaatataaaccaGTGTCTATTTCgatttttaaagaatatttatcatttaatgacttccaagaaattgaagctttttgtaaatattacTCCATAGATATACAAAATGACTTCATCgatttaaaatctttgaCACACCATTCACATAAGTTAGCCGAAAAGAAACCTTTAAAACAgacaattttattatctataGATTctcaattattatcattgaGTTATATcgatttaattaattcagGTCTACCAAATTTTACTAGCACTCCAATAAATGATACGAAAAATGTTGACAATATTATAGATTCAATACCACTCCCAATAGaatctaatatatttttacctCCTATAGATCTTCATCCCGAGGAAGTTACTCCAAAATTGGAGCCACCCATCATTAAACCTCCAATAGTTAATATTTCCACACCAAATGATAACATAGACAATAAGCCCACTATCTCTACAAATAACAAGGTTACTGTAACTAATAATCAACAGGAAACGATCCCCCAAACGATATCATTTTCTCGTCCTGAGGCTCCCTCATTTTTCCAaacttcaaattcttttaatattggGAAACAAGATACTTCTTTAAAACAAACATTTAAAACCCCCAATCTAGAAACCAATTTCAATAAGATAAGTACTCCAAATAtgacaaatttttttcaaaaccaGCCTAAAATTGATGTGTTTAAAACACCAGTTACTAAAGCATCGGAAGAATCTAATAATGGGTTATTATCAaacatcaataatattttgaatgatAAAGTTCCTAAGACAACACTAGAGTCATCTCCGTCTTCTAGAATACAATCAAAACCTAAAGCACTCCCAGCATCTAGTTTTACCCCATTAGCATCTCTCGATACTAAACCTAAATCATTGGAGAAATCCGAATCACAACCTTCTGCTGGCTCTTTTAGCCCAGCACCACGTTCATCTTCcacttcaaataatgatattaaaatagataCTGCCAGGAATGAGTCTGATATAGAAGTCACACAATCTATAAACAGAAAAATGCAAGTTATAGAAGAACTTTCTacagaattatttgatgcTTTCTTtagagaaaaaatatatttacttTCGTTAGAAACCAAAGCAGATATGAAGTAttcttctattttaaaaacCCGGTTTATTAATAGATGGCGTTCTAAATATGACAATGTTATAAACCATAAAAAACGAGAGACTATGcaaatattagaattcCAAAATGTCATTAATGAGCTCGGAAAAcctaattttaaagaaccatctgaatatttatttacaccaaattttaagaaaacTAAGCAtactaatttattaaattccaTAAACAAATCATTACAGTTATCTCCCATTAGTAACGAagttaatatattttctacGAAAATTCAGAAAGATTCCAAAATTTGGGAACCCTTCAATCTTGATAATTATTATGAAACTATAGCATCTCGCTGTCCTAATTTCGAAGAAGCTATttgtgatatttttatatactcTAAAAATTACAATCCTATAATCTTTCAATGGCTTCTTcgtaaatttaatatcaatgaTTATAGAATTCctgagaaaaaaatattaaaaaatgtttcaatatcaataaatgGCATTGATGATAAATATGATACATCactttttaataatgttcAACTGCTAGTGTTTAATACAGGTGTGACTAATGATGATATATTCGATTtagatttgaaattaaagcAAGATGGGGAAGATATGATTAAATTGATGACGGATATTGCTGTAAATACGAATATcaaatttgatattttagtAGTATATTGGGATTCGAATGATATACAACTTTCAGATAAAAGATTATCGAAACTACTCCAGCTGGGGAAAGtatctaaaaatttcaGAGTCTGTctgaataatattattattgttagaATTGGTGAAACTGATCctcataatattttattacacGGGTTAAATCAGATATCGActtcttttaaatactCATTAACTGATAAAGGCCGTATTAATTTAAGTTTGAAAAATCGTCGTTCATTAGCAGGAATTGGTCCACAGGAAGTACAATTAAGAGCTACTGATAAATTAGATGctaaattaaagaaaattcaagataatgaaaatgcaAAATTATTAGGAGCCATTGACAAGCGTAATACATATCAATACTTATTTTCACATGTGGAAGCATCACCAAGAAAAACTAAGAGAAAATTGCCTGTACTATTAAGTGAAAGCAAGAGTAATAAGTTCAGAACACCTTCAGGTAGAAATAACACTTCATCACTAAGCTCTTTTGGAAATTTATCTCATTTGGCGAAAAAgggtaaaaataatatgcaTAACTccaacaatattttaatattcgAGACTCCAACTTATGCCACAATCAATAATCGCTCTTATATGACTCCTGGAAATGTGACTAAAGATTCTAATGATATAAGTTATATCCGTGCCCAATATATCCAGCACATACCCGAATCCaacaattctttattatataatacgCCTACTAATCCGCCAGTTTCTCAATTTCATGCACCAATGATTTCCAGCCCAGATAATATTGCTAATAATCTTTCAGAACTCCGTAGTCTTATTGACACAGTCAAAAAGAGATAG
- the TBLA0A04080 gene encoding uncharacterized protein (similar to Saccharomyces cerevisiae NHA1 (YLR138W); ancestral locus Anc_8.341) has translation MAWSQVDPTKAHVAYACIAVFCSIFSLVSLFVKEKLYVGESIAASIFGLIVGPRCLNWFNPMSWGNADEIILEITRIVLCIQVFAGAVELPPKYMWKHGKSVCLLTIPAMVAGWLIVGLFIWIIIPGLNFSSGLLVAACITATDPILAQSVVSGRFAQNIALPIRYLLSAESGCNDGMAFPFVFLSLDLIKYWGHGGEVVKDWLCISVIYECIFGSFLGIVIGWVGKEAIKLAKRYNMIDKESLFAFYIILAFMCAGFSSILGADDLLASFFAGCAFGWDGWFREQTAESNLINIIDVLLNYAYFVYYGSIIPWSSFDDDELGLKVWRLILIAVVVLFLRRLPITLMLKPFLPEIKTWKEAFFVGHFGPIGVSALFAALTAKAELEKSVSKDQTPLPKLPPKGSKHWQLMASIWPIVCFIVFVSIIIHGSSVAFMMLAKHLSSVIPETTKKTSQKDDPSTELEDLENFNDVLERQTIKSSGKINEEDSSEDDTSYEVNGPSTVMKRKQLQNDIASSTHNAIYPDDQIQSSYSLESMRKDILGVNTDGVSS, from the coding sequence ATGGCCTGGTCGCAGGTAGATCCTACTAAAGCTCATGTTGCCTATGCTTGTATTGCAGTGTTTTGTTCAATCTTTTCGTTAGTATCTTTATTCGTTAAAGAAAAGTTATATGTTGGAGAATCAATTGCAGCCTCGATATTCGGTCTTATCGTAGGCCCTAGATGTTTAAATTGGTTCAATCCTATGAGCTGGGGTAATGCAGATGAAATTATTCTGGAGATTACTCGAATTGTTTTATGCATCCAAGTGTTTGCTGGTGCAGTAGAATTACCTCCGAAGTATATGTGGAAGCATGGTAAATCTGTCTGTCTTTTGACTATCCCTGCTATGGTTGCCGGATGGTTGATAGTGGGACTTTTTATATGGATTATTATACCAGGGCTAAACTTTTCTTCAGGTTTGTTGGTAGCCGCATGTATTACGGCTACAGATCCTATTCTAGCACAATCAGTGGTTTCTGGACGATTTGCACAGAATATTGCCCTTCCAATAAGATACCTTTTAAGTGCTGAATCTGGGTGTAATGATGGTATGGCATTCCCATTCGTGTTCTTATCTTTAGACTTAATTAAATACTGGGGTCATGGTGGTGAAGTTGTAAAAGATTGGTTATGTATATCAGTCATTTACGAGTGTATATTTGGGTCGTTCCTTGGAATAGTCATTGGTTGGGTAGGGAAAGAGGCAATCAAATTAGCAAAACGATATAATATGATAGATAAAGAATCTCTTTTTGCcttttatatcattttgGCATTCATGTGTGCCGGATTTTCATCAATTCTTGGAGCTGATGATCTTCTTGCTTCATTCTTTGCAGGATGTGCCTTTGGCTGGGACGGCTGGTTCCGTGAGCAAACCGCTGAAAGTAACctgattaatattattgatgttTTGTTAAATTATGCTTATTTTGTGTATTATGGTTCTATCATTCCATGGAGTAgttttgatgatgatgagcTTGGACTGAAAGTTTGGCGTCTAATTTTGATTGCAGTTGTTGTCCTATTTTTAAGAAGACTGCCTATCACATTAATGTTAAAACCTTTCTTACCTGAGATTAAAACCTGGAAAGAAGCATTTTTTGTTGGACATTTTGGTCCCATTGGTGTAAGTGCTCTATTTGCTGCTTTAACTGCAAAGGCTGAACTAGAAAAAAGTGTTTCAAAAGATCAGACTCCGCTTCCAAAATTACCTCCAAAGGGGTCTAAGCATTGGCAACTTATGGCATCTATTTGGCCAATTGTTTGCTTTATAGTTTttgtttcaattattatccATGGTTCATCTGTGGCATTTATGATGCTGGCAAAACATTTAAGCTCAGTTATACCagaaacaacaaaaaaaacttcTCAGAAGGATGATCCTAGTACTGAATTGGAAGATCTTGAGAATTTTAATGATGTTCTAGAGAGACAAACCATCAAATCTTCAGGTAAAATAAACGAAGAGGATAGTTCGGAAGATGATACTTCTTATGAAGTTAATGGACCTTCAACAgtaatgaaaagaaaacaattgCAAAACGATATTGCAAGTAGTACACATAACGCTATATATCCTGATGACCAGATTCAAAGTTCCTATTCTCTTGAATCTATGAGAAAGGATATTCTAGGTGTAAACACGGATGGCGTCTCAAGTTGA
- the SLS1 gene encoding Sls1p (similar to Saccharomyces cerevisiae SLS1 (YLR139C); ancestral locus Anc_8.346) yields MVCLRPLMALPITVSHTVKMFQVRPYLSKAFLSSSTVRCNTILENVEPIELKKKDSENSEFNTATRGKKIKPKTPSIVVLNLKQSGLLRRRKVLPISKHSDKDNRLSAFEGVDLQAEHIGNYLPLKPLQMIKAQGKKLLIFENKVSLEQAAKSIQYLKPVDEVISQQRFDELTKHLDSAYTIVQLRAYTRKFFNKSNAHLTKERLIKRIIMEYWHCKVDDKALQKDKLINESVIDLEPKALFLLLVTDNSKIFHNFANMGARIIVAVDENKIIVNATVNVIRYIELALGKILNNISTKVFPIDDILKTHSINGATPLDEKHLDSILSSIERENCVYFEKIPTEEGDSSTRNLYISAVGAKRLTLATALFLSSLNFQPQLTTNLKCYKLHTDNEYKEYPYSNSENLIWSTKNIPWKRLQSTKGNNSSTSEENRITTTDIITKNDVKEIYNALVLPEQDSNGAPIIPIKENYPSHALFSVTMGQVLVANSDLMKRQLFTPQIPFIASTLVKNKYPLFDTIDSIDEYYNVDHHSYYVKLKFIPENPQSLNNNYNYPPLEIWLELDANNNVIPISCRAFLLLAQRHYVLQTPDFPTDYRFEHDKTLDLCGIYEYEGNKWLEDQPSLKAFINDQNLSFKGKTFSFKKKLSINIPSFNTSENKYDVNSINYNFTELEHHKVVQLKHNKDYLIQYSEIKRDILGGWYSQVDFVGGSSLNENQFETFFHDIVHNL; encoded by the coding sequence ATGGTTTGTTTAAGACCGTTAATGGCTTTGCCAATTACCGTTTCACATACCGTAAAAATGTTCCAAGTAAGGCCATATTTAAGTAAAGCATTCCTAAGTTCTTCAACTGTAAGATGTAATACTATCCTAGAAAATGTAGAACCtatagaattgaaaaaaaaggattCTGAAAATTCAGAGTTTAATACAGCAACAAGAGgtaagaaaattaaaccTAAAACGCCATCAATTGTAGTTTTGAATCTTAAACAATCTGGTCTACTGAGGAGGCGCAAAGTACTTCCCATATCAAAACATAGTGATAAGGATAACAGACTCTCTGCTTTTGAAGGTGTAGATTTACAAGCTGAACATATTGGAAACTATTTGCCTTTAAAGCCATTGCAGATGATAAAAGCGCAAGGTAAAAAACTACTTATATTTGAGAATAAAGTTTCATTAGAGCAAGCAGCCAAATCTATACAATATCTCAAACCTGTTGATGAAGTTATATCTCAACAACGTTTTGATGAGTTAACGAAACATCTTGATTCAGCATACACTATTGTCCAACTAAGAGCATACACtagaaaattctttaataaatctaatgCTCATCTTACGAAAGAAAGacttattaaaagaattattatggAATATTGGCATTGTAAGGTTGATGACAAAGCTTTacaaaaagataaattaattaatgaaagcGTAATTGATCTAGAACCAAAAGCTTTATTCTTACTTTTAGTTACCGATAATAGTAAAATATTCCATAACTTTGCTAACATGGGTGCTAGAATCATTGTGGCAGTTGacgaaaataaaattattgtgAATGCAACAGTAAATGTTATCAGATACATCGAGCTGGCTTTAgggaaaattttaaataatatctcAACCAAAGTATTTCCAATTGACGACATACTCAAAACACACTCGATTAATGGTGCAACACCTCTTGATGAGAAGCATTTAGACTCTATTCTCTCTTCAATTGAACGTGAAAATTGtgtttattttgaaaagattCCTACTGAAGAAGGTGATTCATCTACACGAAATCTATACATATCTGCTGTTGGTGCAAAAAGACTTACGTTGGCAACTGCATTATTCTTGTCgtctttaaattttcaaccTCAGCTTAcaacaaatttaaaatgttaTAAACTTCACACtgataatgaatataaGGAATATCCATACTCTAATTCCGAAAATCTAATCTGGTCaactaaaaatattccTTGGAAGAGATTACAGAGTACAAAAGGTAATAATTCTAGTACCTCAGAAGAAAACAGGATTACCACCACGGAcattattacaaaaaatgatgttaaagaaatttataatgCATTAGTGTTACCTGAACAAGACTCTAACGGAGCCCCTATCATTcctattaaagaaaattatccTTCGCATGCATTATTTAGTGTAACAATGGGGCAAGTTTTAGTTGCAAACTCAGATTTAATGAAACGTCAATTATTTACACCACAAATTCCTTTCATTGCATCAACATTggtgaaaaataaatatccGTTATTTGATACAATAGACTCTATTGATGAGTACTACAATGTTGATCATCATAGCTACTATgttaaattgaaatttatacCAGAAAACCCTCAATCTCTTAATAACAATTATAATTACCCTCCATTAGAAATATGGCTAGAATTAGATGCAAACAATAATGTCATACCAATATCTTGTAGAGCATTTTTACTATTGGCACAAAGACATTATGTTCTTCAGACTCCAGATTTCCCAACAGACTACAGATTTGAACATGACAAGACTCTAGATCTATGTGGtatatatgaatatgaagGCAATAAATGGCTTGAAGATCAACCGTCATTAAAAgcatttattaatgatcAAAACTTATCCTTTAAAGGAAAAACCTTTtcatttaagaaaaaactttcaataaatataccttcttttaatacaagtgaaaataaatatgacGTTAATAGCATAAACTATAACTTTACAGAACTTGAACATCATAAGGTTGTACAACTGAAACATAACAAAGATTATTTAATCCAATATTCGGAGATTAAGAGAGATATCCTAGGGGGGTGGTATTCTCAAGTTGATTTTGTTGGCGGTAGCTCATTGAATGAAAATCAATTTGAAACTTTCTTCCATGATATTGTGCATAATCTTTAA
- the RRN5 gene encoding Rrn5p (similar to Saccharomyces cerevisiae RRN5 (YLR141W); ancestral locus Anc_8.347), translated as MSNRKRIRPDAIENYVDNFNNEVTNFFEGHTRVRPKLTSSYVHTRSLTKRLASRLKERPISFSDDELDVISDSNEDLQDSSLEENLRNDSMYFTKDNSKADKYPFAIMGTQWTPSEKRIFFHCLSRYSIHQLEVWAPLIKTKSKYEILLYYKVLKHNLRKLKDSYMKKFGGILKRIDLPIAYEMSEDFIELEELIDKIRRQNDQLKTTNTLIQKSVSGSNNDVTSLISFDNWNKRWKPLYSRSTIEEIAPLSKTSLPFSISASEYLIECCKDYTRKIIVQSVLQQINSMTFKQELNGIDQDSEKSDDFEAYTTNPEKDHAQPFNITKEDIYDAINTFKLNGEIFPTIGESVLNTISKFQIKYKKGGKLFRTKEILNTLIPPFMYETMISEPTPENILAKPFIPNVDLESPRYAVALSLKRLYYKSSKSKRRKLNLLINSSQSLSTADSTSEDFTQLINDAPNERFILDDILDRIDNPLEFTLCDWETDLMEHQDKVKSREYENALLSYILRTEPERLTTSQLNPTACPLHLRQSLISRFLSTND; from the coding sequence ATGAGCAATCGAAAAAGAATAAGACCAGATGCAATTGAGAATTATGTCGACAATTTTAACAATGAAGTAACAAATTTCTTTGAAGGCCATACTAGAGTACGACCTAAATTAACCAGTTCTTATGTACATACAAGAAGCTTGACAAAACGGTTAGCCTCACGTCTTAAGGAGAGACCTATCTCATTTAGcgatgatgaattagatgTCATAAGTGATTCGAATGAAGATTTACAAGATTCCAGTCTGGAAGAGAATCTTAGAAATGATTCAATGTATTTTACCAAAGATAATTCAAAAGCAGATAAATATCCGTTTGCAATTATGGGTACCCAATGGACTCCATctgaaaaaagaattttttttcactgtTTATCTCGATACTCCATTCATCAACTTGAAGTGTGGGCGCctttaattaaaacaaagtcaaaatatgaaattttactttattatAAAGTTCTAAAACATAATTTAAGAAAACTTAAAGATTCATAcatgaaaaaatttggCGGAATTCTAAAACGAATAGATCTACCGATTGCTTATGAAATGAGTGAAGATTTCATTGAACTTGAGGAActaattgataaaattagAAGACAAAATGATCAACTAAAGACAACTAATAcgttaattcaaaaatccGTGTCTGGgtcaaataatgatgtCACTTCCTTGATATCGTTTGATAATTGGAATAAAAGATGGAAACCACTATATTCTAGGTCAACAATCGAAGAGATAGCTCCGTTGTCTAAAACTTCTTTACCTTTTTCGATCTCAGCATCAGAGTATCTGATAGAATGTTGTAAGGATTATactagaaaaattatagtGCAATCTGTTCttcaacaaataaatagTATGACTTTTAAACAAGAATTGAATGGGATTGATCAAGATAGTGAAAAATCTGATGATTTTGAGGCTTATACCACAAATCCTGAAAAAGACCATGCTCAACCGTTCAATATAACGAAGGAAGACATCTATGACGCAATTAATACTTTTAAGTTAAATGGAGAAATTTTCCCCACTATTGGTGAATCTGTTTTAAATACAATATCTAAAttccaaataaaatataagaaaGGTGGCAAATTGTTTAGAACAAAGGAAATTCTGAATACATTGATTCCCCCTTTCATGTATGAGACAATGATATCTGAACCTACCCCGGAAAATATACTAGCAAAGCCATTCATCCCTAATGTTGATTTAGAATCTCCTAGATATGCAGTAGCCCTCTCTTTGAAAagattatattataaatcatcaaagagtaagagaagaaaattaaatttattaattaatagtTCTCAAAGTTTGTCAACAGCTGATAGTACAAGCGAAGATTTCACTCAGTTAATAAACGATGCTCCTAATGAACGATTTATTCTGGATGATATACTTGATAGAATTGATAATCCTTTGGAATTTACACTTTGCGATTGGGAAACAGATTTAATGGAACATCAAGATAAAGTTAAATCTAGAGAATATGAAAACGCCTTGCTGAGTTATATTTTACGTACAGAACCCGAGAGGTTAACTACCTCTCAACTAAATCCAACAGCTTGCCCATTACATTTACGACAAAGTTTAATATCAAGATTTCTCTCAACGAAcgattaa